The DNA sequence GCCCACGCTGGAGGCAAAGCCGGGGTCTTCGCGCCATAAATCATCAATGAACCGGGTTTTAAAGGTTTCGAAGCGCGCATCGGCCGAGGCCCGGGCGGCGGGCTTATCAGCCGGGTGGCAGGCGGGCAGGGCCCCCAGCAGGGGCAGCAGCAGGTAGCGGAGTTTCATGGGCGGAGTGATAATGAGCAGTAGGAACCCCAAAGGAACGGCCAGGGCGGGATAGTTGCGGGGCGGGGCCCCGGCCGAGCGAAGGAAAGCGCCAGCCCCTACTTTCGTCTTCATGTTAACGCCCCGCCCCGAAACGCCTACCCAAGCCCTCGACCTTGCCTTTCGCCGCCAAAAACCTACCCGCGCCCAGCTCGACGACTTTGCGGTAGCGCGGCAGCACCTGCTGGCGGCCATCAACCCGGCCGAAAGCGAGGAGCACCTCAAAAAGCTACTCATTGATTTTCTGGCCCACCCCGGCGTGCTGGGCCCCGGCTACTACCTCAACGTCAGCAAGCGGCGCGACCTGGTGGTGCGGACGGGCCCCAAGGAGGCGGCTCCCGTCGGGGTCGTCGTGGAGGTGAAGCGCGCCGCCAACCCCGGCGAAATGGTGACGCCCCAAGACCTCAACCGCAAGGCGTTTCACGAGCTGCTGCTCTACTACCTCGAAGACCGCCGCGACGGCCACGCCGACGACCTGCGCCGCCTCGTCATCACCAACGGCTACGAGTGGTTCGTATTTGATGCGCTGGATTTTGACCGCCTTTTCTGGCGCGATACGGCCTTCAAAAATGATTTCCTGGCCTGGGCGGGCGGCAAGAAAGCGGGCAAAACCACCAAGTATTTCTACGAGGAAATGGCGCAGCCCTTCCTGGGGGCCCTCGCCGCCGAGCTGCCCTTTACCTATCTCGACCTGCGCACCGAGCCCGCCACCGAGCGCGACCTCATCACGCGGACCAAGCTCTTTCAGGCCCCGCACCTGCTCAAGGCGGCCTTTGCCCAGGATGCCAACACCCTGAACCGGGCCTTCTACGAGGAGCTGCTCTACCTCATCGGCCTGGAGGAAGTGAAGGACAAGGGCCGCAAGCTCATTAAGCGCGTGGCCCCGACCGAGCGCGAGCACGTGGGCTCGCTGCTGCGCAACACCATTGAGGTGCTGCGCAGCGACGACTTGCTCACCAACCTGACCCCTGCGGAGCGGAGCACCTACGGCGACGCGCCCGACGGCCAGCTCTTTGGCGTGGCCCTGGAGCTGTGCCTCACCTGGATCAACCGCCTCCTGTTTCTTAAGCTGCTGGAAGGCCAGCTGCGCCGCTACCACGCCGGCAACCCAGCCGCGCTCACCGACCAGTACCGCTTCCTCACGCCCGAGCTGCTGCCCGATTTTGGGGCCCTGAACGACTTGTTTTTTCAGGTACTGAACACGCCCGCCACCCAGCGTACCGAGGCCGTGCGCGCCGCCTACGCCCACTTGCCCTACCTCAACTCTTCCCTCTACGAGCCCAGCGAGCTGGAGCGCCAAACCACCCGCATCCGGGGCCTCAACCACCACCTCACGCTGCCGCTCTACCGCAAGTCGGTGCTGCCCGCCCAGGGGCCCCCGCCCCACACGCTGGCCTACCTGCTGCGCTTTCTCGATGCCTACGATTTTGCCTCCGAGGGCGACGAGCAGGTGCAGGAAACCCAGAAGCCGCTGATTTCGGCGGCCGTGCTGGGCCTCATCTTCGAAAAGCTCAACGGCTACCAGGACGGCTCGTTCTACACCCCCGGCTTCATCACCATGTACATGGCCCGCCACACCCTGCGCCGGGCCGTGGTGCAGCACTTCAACCGCCGCTCCGGCTTCGGGGCCCCCGATGTGCCGGCCCTGGCCGAACGCCTCGACCGCAACAACCGCCTCGCGGACAGCGCCTTCTTCAACACCCTCACCGTGCTCGACCCCGCCGTGGGCAGCGGCCACTTCCTGGTGAGCGCCCTCAACGAGCTGCTGGCCATCAAGGCCGAGCTGGGCCTGCTGCTCGACGAAGCCGGCAAGCGCCTGCGCTACCGCCTCACCGTGGCCCGCGACGAGCTGGTGGTGGTGCACGAAGACGACGACCCCCACGACCCCCACGCCCTCTTCCAGTACCGCGCCCGCCTCGACGCCGCCACCGGCCGGCGCACCGTGGCCCCGGCCCACACCAGCTTGCAGCGCGCCCTGTTTCAGGAAAAGCGCCACCTCATCGAGCACGCCCTGTTTGGCGTCGACCTCAACCCCAACTCGGTGCGCATTTGCCGGCTGCGCCTCTGGATTGAGCTGCTCAAGCACGCCTACTACCTCCCCGATACCGGCTTCGACCAGCTCGAAACCCTGCCCAACCTCGACCTCAACATCAAGGCCGGCAACTCGCTGCTCTCGCGCTTCGACCTCGGGGCCGACCTCTCCGACGTGTTCCGGCAGGGCAAATTCACCCTCAAGACCTACCGCGACGCCGTTCATGCCTACTTCAACACCCGCGACCGCGCCGCCAAGCAGGAGTTGCAGCAGTTCCTGGCCGAAATAAAAGAGCAGTTCACCGCGACCATCTACCGGGGCGACCCCTTGCGCCGCGAAATCTCTGGCCACAAGTCCGACCTGCTGCGCATTGAGCTAGATTCCAAACCCGACATGTTTGGCAAGGCCAAGCTCACCGAAGAAGATGCCTGGGAGCGCACGACCGTCGTGGCCATGAAGCTGCGCAAAGCCGAAGCCACGCTGGCCGACCGCGAAAAAGGCGCCTTCTACCGCCACGCCTTTGAGTGGCGCTTCGAGTTTCCCGAAGTGCTGGATGAGAAAGGCCGCTTCCGGGGCTTTGATGTGGTGATTGGCAACCCGCCTTATGGGGTGAAATTAGAAGAATCGATGCTCAATCATGTGGCGACTGCTTTTCCAATAAATACTCCCGAAACTGCTAATCTGTTCGTTCAACGCGCTAAATCTCTATTACGCCCCGAAGGCCATTTGTCGTTTATCGTTCCGAAGTCGCTAACTTACGCCTCAAATTATAGAGGTTTACGAAACGATATTTTTGATGAAATTCAGACTGTTGTTGATTGCGGCAAAGTTTGGCCCGAAGTTAAATTGGAAGTCTGCATTTTTTCGCTTGTCAAGGGGGTGTCACGTTCAGACTATGTTTCTTTAACTCGCACGCAAGAGGCGATGCATGAAATTGGCTTAATTCGAAAAGAATGGGCTTCAACTTTCGGCTTTTTTCTTAATGGAGTTACGCCTAAAGAGATTGAACTTGCCTTGAGAATAAAGAAATCTAACGCTGTACTTGGCGAGTTCATAACTAACACACGCGGTGCCGCCTTTCAATCACACTTAAATAAAGATGGGGATTTAGCCGTATTTGGTGGAGCTGAAATATCAGCATCTGGATTAAGAGAACCTAAAGGCTACTTGGCCGGCGACTTTCTTGTTCCCGAGATTGGGCGTGGGAAACTACAAGCCGTGCTGGTACAAAACATTGTTGCACATATTGAGAAACCTACTCCGCACATTAAAATTATTTGCACCCCGGTTGTAACGACCGGCCTCCTTATTACCGATACAATTAATCAACTCGTGCCGGAAGAGCCAACTCATCAGCTGCTGCTTTGGGCAGTTCTCAATTCATCTGTGGTTGGTTGGTACGTTTACCGATTCATCTTCGGCAATGCTGTTCGGACCATGCATTTCGACAATGTTGTTACAGACCGCATTCCATATCCCAGCGCTATCACAGTCGAAAACGCAAGCGAGATTATTCGTAGAGTACGAATAAATTTCACTAATGCAACACCTTCTTCCTTTGTTGAGGTAGATAGACTAGTAAGTTTGCTCTACGGTCTCTCGGAAGCAGAACATCAGAGCATAATTCTCAAAAATCAAACGATTTAATACCATGAACAACCTGTATGAAGTTGCGGGCTATATTGCAAACCCAAGTCGTAATCTGCTAATCGAAGCAGAAGTTTCTGAAGATAAGTTTGATGCTTTTAATGACGAATATGAAAAAATGACCGGCGTTCGTTTGCTTACCAATTCACCTTTTGTACATCTTATTCCGGGAGGAATTACAGGAAAATGGGGGGTGGAATTACGCATTTACTATGTTGATAACGGTAACCCGCCAGCAGAATTAAGCGCTATTGCCCAAGCTAATACCCGACCCAGTAAGCAACAATATTCCCACCGTTGCGACAGGGGTAAGGAATTAATTAAGCCCTTGTTCAAAATGGGATTTGTGCTTGGAGATATACAGAATCTAACTCGTATAAGAGCTAGGATTGCTGCTTCTCGACTGGCAGATTTCAGCAATGGTTTCAACAGATAGTAAGTTGAGCAGGTGCTGGCCGCCAAAGCCGCCGGGGGCCCCACCGCCGCCCTCGAAGCCACTATTGACGCCCTGGTAGCCGCCCGCTACGGCCTCACCCCCGCCGAGGTGGCCCAGCTGGGGTAGGGAATGATGAAGTAGGAATGAGGAATTAAAAATCTGATTGATAACCCTTTCATCTCTAACCCCTCATCCCTACTTCTCTACTTGCGGCCCTGCCCGCCGCCGCGCAACTTCCGTATAGCCGGGCTGCACTAGCCCCTATCGTAATGCCCGGTACCACTCAGCTCAACTTAAATATTCCCGATACGACCAAGCCCCGCGTGGTGGTGGTCGGCGGCGGCTTCGCGGCCGTCAATTTTGTCAAAAGCCTGCCCGGCCACCAGTACCAGGTGGTGATGCTGAGCAAAACCAACTACTTCGGCTTCTGGCCCCTACTCTACCAAGTGGCCACGGCGGGGCTGGAGTCAGAGTCCATCGGCGAGCCGCTACGCCAACTCTTCGACGGGCACGAGGATTTTCACTTCCGCAGCGTGGCCGTGATTGGGCTGGACCCGGACCAGAACCTGGTGCACACCGCCATTAACGACTTGCCCTACGACTACCTGGTGCTGGCCACGGGCACCAAAACCGACTACTTCGGTAACGCCGAGATTGAAAAAAATGCCTTTTCGCTCAAAGACATTAGCGAGGCCGTGGACCTGCGCAACCAGCTCCTGCGCAGCTTCGAACTGGCCAACCTGACCCAGGACCCCGCCGAGCGCCAGCGGCTGCTCAACTTCGTCATTGCCGGGGCTGGCCCCACCGGCGTGGAGCTGTCGGGCGCACTGGCCCAGATGCGCAGCCATGTGCTGCCCGCCGACTATCCCGATTTGGATATCACCAAGATGAACATCTACTTGGTGGACGGCGTGGACCGGGTGCTGCCCCCCATGTCGGCCTACGCCAGCCAACACGCGCACAGCTACTTGCAGGAGCTGGGAGTCCAGTTCAAGCTCAACCAGCTGGTGGATTCCTACGACGGGCAGACGGTGAAGCTCAAGGACGGCGAGACCCTCGAAACCCGCACCCTGATATGGGCGGCCGGCGTCACGGGCAACCTCGTCGCGGGCCTACCCGACGACCGCGTGGAGCACGGCCGCTACCTGGTGAACCACTACAACATGGTGCAGGGCTACCAGAACGTGTTTGCCATCGGCGACGTCGCCCTGATGAAAACCAAGGACTACCCCAAGGGCCACCCGCAAGTGTCGCCGCCCGCCATGCAGCAGGGCACCCACCTGGCCCAGAACCTTGCCCGCGAGCGCCGCGGCGAAGTCTGGGCCCCGTTTGCGTACTTGGACAAGGGCACGCTGGCCATTGTGGGCCGGAGCCGCGCCGTGGCCGACCTGCCGGGCGGCTTCCACCTGGGCGGCCTGCTGGCCTGGATTACCTGGCTCACGGTGCACATCTACTACCTGTCGGGCTTCCGCAACAAGCTGGTAGTAACGGCCAACTGGGCCTACCGGCTTTTCACGCGCCAGCCCGGCACCCGTATCATCCTCGAAACCAACAACCAGCGCAGCGTGCGCCGCCCGGCGTAGGGCGCGGGGCTTGCCCCCACCCGCCGCTGCACGAGGCGCGTATGTTTCGGGCAGCGGCGGCGGCGTAGGGGCGGGGCTTGCCCCCGCCCGCCGCTGCACGAGGCGCGTATGTTTCGGGCAGCGGCGGGCGGGGGCAAGCCTGTTTGTTTCGGGCAGCGGCGGGCGGGGGCAAGCCCCGCACCCTACTTTCGTGGGATGGAGCCTTTACCGCAACGCCGCAGCGTTCGCTACAGTGGGTATGACTACAGTGGGGCCGGCTACTACGCCCTCACCATCTGCGCGCGCGATAAGGCGCATCTGTTTGGCACCTTGCCACCCGATGGCCCGCTGCTACCCTCGCTCTTGGGGCAAGCCGTACTGGCCGAGCTAGCAGCCTTGCCTACCAACTACCCTACCGTGCGGCTCGATACCTGGATGGTAATGCCCAACCACTTGCATCTGATTCTGGCGCTTACCCGCAACCAGGCGGTAGCCGTCAGCCAGGTAGTTGGCGGCTTTAAGTCGCGGTGCTACCGGCGGTGGCGGCAGGGCGAGCCGGCCGCCGGGCAAGCGGCGCCGCCTTCGTGCTGGCAGCGCAATTATCACGAGCGCATCATCCGCGATGCGGCCGAATTGGATGCCCACCGCCGCTACATCCACGCGAATCCTAGCCGCTGGTAGGGAGCGAGGCTTGCCCCCGCCCGCCGCTGCCCGAAATAAACAGGCTCGTCCAACGCTGGCGTAGGGGCGGGGCTTACCCCCGCCCGCCGCGTGAATGAAACATATGCGCCTCGGGCAGCGGTGGGCGGAGGCAAGCCCCGCCCCTACCTGACACCGCGGCCCCTGTTCACGCGGCAACGGCTACTTTCGCTCATGCGCTTTTTCTTTCTGCCCGGGGCCCTGGCCCTGCTGGCCTGCTCCCAAAACGCCGACACCCGCACCGCTGCCACCACCGGCCAGCGCCAGACGCCCGCCGCCACTTTCCCCGAAACCTTCGAAGCAGGCACCAAGGGCGCCTACACCGAGGCCGACGAGGCGCTGACCACGGGCCCCTGGCACTTCCAGGACGGCCTGATCGGCAGCACCGCGCAGGACCACAAGGACGGCCAGCACGCGGCGCGCCTGCGCGGCCTGGGCCGCCTCACCATGCAGTTCGACGCCGCGGCCGGCGTGCGCCAAATCACCGTCAGCGCCGCCGCCTACGGCACCGACGGGCCCAGCACCTGGGAGCTGTGGCTGAGCCGCGACGGCGGCGGCCACTGGCAGCGGGCCGGGGCCCCGGTCACCACCCAGGGGCCCCGGCTAGTGCCCCACACCTTCGCCGGGACCGCCGGCGAGCCCCTGCGCCTGGAGATCCGCAAAACCAGCGGGCCCAAAACGCGCCTTAATTTCGACGACGTGGTGCTGACCACCGCCACCGGGCCCGCCGTAGCCGTGGGTGGCACGGGCACCGCCATGCCCGCGCCCGGGGCCCCCAAGCACCCCGCGCCGCCAGCGCCCACCGCCCAGGGCCCCACCACGGCCCCCGGCCCGGCCACCGACCCCGGCGACAACCTGCTGCTCGGCAACCCCAGCGGCGCCACCGCCGACCCGGCCAACGCCACCAATTACCTGCTGGTGCGGCCGCAGTTCACGAGCGGCTACAACGCCACGCGCGGCATTCCGGTGTGGACGAGCTGGCACGTGGGCCGCGGCGACTTGGGCCAGTCGCCGCGCCAGAACGATTTCCGCCCCGACCCCGCCCTACCCCGCCAGTTCTTCCAGGTGACGCCCCAGAGCTACTCGGGCTCGGGCTTCGACAAGGGCCACAACTGCCCCAGCGGCGACCGCACGGCCAGCCTCGACGATAACTCGGCTACCTTCCTAATGAGCAACATGGTGCCCCAGGCCCCCCAGAACAACCAGCAAACCTGGGCCCACCTCGAAGAATATACCCGCGCCCAGGTGCAGCGCGGCCTCGAAGCCTACGTGCTGATGGGCAGCTACGGCCGCGGCGGCACCGGCAAAAACGGCTTCGCCCAAACCCTCGACCAGGGCCGCGTGACCGTGCCCGCCCGCATCTGGAAAGTAGTGGTGTTCCTGCCCGAAGGCCCCGACGACCTCCGCCGCATCGCCGCCGGCCAGGCCCGCGTCGTGGCCATCGACACGCCCAACGATAACAGCATCGCCCCCGATTGGAAGCAATACCTCACCTCGGTCGATAAAATTGAAGCCGCCTCGGGCCTCGATTTACTGAGCGCCCTACCCCCCGCCGCCCAGGCCCAGCTGCAAAAAGTGGTGGACAGCGGCCGGGCCAATTAGCCCTTCGCGGTTAGCGGTTTCCCCGCCAAAAAGCGGCTTATTACCCGCACGTAGGCGTTGCCGTACTCCTCGGCGGGCTCGTTTTTCGCCATTTCTTCCATCGCGCCCAGGTGGTCGCACTTCACGGCCAGCAGCTGGCGGCGCTGCTGGGGCCGGGCAGCTTGCACGGCCGCTGCCGAGTCGGCGAGTGGGGTTTTGTGGTCTTCCGTGCCGGCAATAAGCAGCCAGGGGCACCGCACCTGGGGCCCCAGCGGGTTATAGTTTGGGGCCTCGGCGGGCAGCGTCACCGTTTTGTGAAAGGCTGCCAATTGATACCCCACAATCGCCTGAAGGTTACCCACATAGCCGTCGGTAATAAGGAAGTCGCAGCGGTGAGCCGCCGCTACTTTGGCCGCGAGCAGGGTGCCCATCGAGAAGCCAATGAGGCCCACCCGTTGGCGGGGCGCGCGCCGCCGGGCTTCGGCCAGGGCCGTGCCCAGGTCGGTGACAAATTCCTCATAGTACAGCCGGTTCTGGTCGATGGCAAAAGCCTGACTGTGACCAAACCCGCGGTAATCGAACAGCAGCACCTGGTAGCCCGCCGCCGCCAGCGCCCGCGCCTGGAAGAGGAAAGACGACATATTGCCCGAGTCGGTGCCGGCCAGCACCATCGTGGTGTGTTGGTCGGGGGCCCCGGCCACGGGCGCCACCAGCCACGCGGCCAGCCGCATGTGGTCGGGCGTGGTCAGGGTGAGGTTTTGGTACTTCAGGCCCAGCGTGTCGGGCTTGGCCCACCAATTTGGTGAGGGCTTGAGGGCCCAGGCCGATAGGGTTTGCAAGGATAGGAAGCCGAGGAATAGGAAGCGAACCATGGGCGGGACGGGCTACTAAGTAAGGAAGTCAAGGAGGCGGGTCCTGGCTTCTTGCATAGACTTTGCTCCTGCCAATGGGTTGCCTGCTGGCGTACCAGCCGGCATTTATTTCCCGAACCGGGCCCCGAAGAAATCGCCCGGGTTCCAGGTGGGGCGGGCGGCGGCTTGCGCCACCTGGTAGCCGATGAGAAAGTTGAGCTGCGCGTATTTGCGGCCGGCATCCCAGTCGAAAGTGCCGCCGTCAAAGTTATCCTGGGGCTTATGGTAGGTGAGGACGCGCCACTTCTGCACCTGCTCGCTGAGGTTATTTTGGCCGTCGGCCGTCTTGTTGCCGTACTTGAGGTGGAGCGCCGGAATACCTTGTACTACAAAGCTATATTGGTCGCTGCGGATGAAGCGATGCTGCGCCGGCTCGGGATCGGCTTCTATGGCCAGGCCCAAGTAGGCAGCCGCCGCTTCCACCGGTTGCAGCAGCGACGAGTGAACGGCCCCCAGCGGCACCACGGCCAGCAGCGGCGCGATGATGGTGGGCATGTCGGTGTTCACGTCGGCCACCAGCGCGGCCTTCGGCACCGTCGGAAACTTGGCGAAATAGGCCGAACCGAGCAGGCCCATTTCCTCGCCCGTCACCAGCACGAACAACACCGAGCGCCGGGGCTTCACCTTGAGCCGGCTGTAGGCGCGGGCAATTTCCAGCACCGAAGCCACGCCCGTGGCGTTGTCGTGGGCCCCGTTGAAAATGGAATCGCCGTTGATGGCCTCCCCCACCCCGAGGTGGTCGAGGTGGGCGCTGTGCACCACATACTCGTTTTTCAGCTTGGCGTCCGAGCCTTCCATTTTGCCCACCACATTGTAGCCGTCCACGTCCTGGTAGCGGCTGCGGTAGGCGGCGCGCAGGCGGCCCGGCAGCGCCTGCGAGGCGGGCTTGCCGGCGCGCAGGGCCGCCAGCGTCTGGGCCGTATCGGCGGGGGCCCCGGCAAATAGTTGCTGCAACGCCGCCGCGCTCAGGGCCCCCACCACTTGTACCGAACCCGGCGCGTAGGTGCGCGACACCACCACCTCGCCACCGGGGCCCAGTGCGCTCACCACGCCTTTGGGGAGCGGGGGCGGCAGGGCCCCGGCTTTGTTGTTGGCCAGCAGCACGCCCACGGCGCCGTAGCGGGCGGCGGTTTCGAGCTTGGTGCGCAGGTCGCCGAAGTACTGCTACTCATTAAAGCTAATTCGGAAGTGTGTGTTAAGTTACTGCCCGTAGGCGAGGCGTAAATTTGGCTATGGATTACCTGAGTTTGCGCGAGCGGCCCCGCCAGTTTCTGGCCCTAACCAGCTTGCGAGCGGCGGAGTTTGACGACTTGCTGACCGACTTTGCCCCGGCCTGGGAGCGCCACCACCGCTACCACACCCTGGAAGGAACCAAACGGGCGTTCCCCGCCCACCGCGAGCGGGCCAACGCCGTGCTGGCGGGCAGCGATATAAAGCTCTTTTTTCTGCTCACCTACCTCAAAAGCAACGCCTTGCAAGAGCACCAGGCCGCCAGCTTTGGCATTTCGCAAGCGCGCGTCAGCCACTTGGCTACCGCCCTGCTGGGCGTGCTCAACCAGGTGCTGGCCCGGCGCGGGCTGCTGCCCGTACGCGACGGCGGCGAGTTGGCTCAGCGCCTGGCTAACCACCCGGAGCCGGTCTTTGCCTACGACGGGGTCGAGCGGGGCGTACCACGTAACACGGACCGGGAGGCCCAGGCCGAGGAGTACAGCGCCAAAAAAAAGCGCACCGCGTGAAAAACATGACCTTATGCGATTCCACGCAGTACGTGCATTTTCTCTCGGCTACGGAAAGCGGGCGAGCGCACGACAAAAAACTGGCCGACGAGTACGCGCTGCACCTACCGGCGGGCTGCGTGTTACGGCAGGATTTGGGCTTGCTGGGCCACGCCCCGACCGGGGTCGTGGTGGAGATGCCCCACAAGAAGCCGCCGAAGCGGGAGTTGACGTTTGCCCAAAAGCTGTATAACCAGTTGCTGAGTCCGTTGCGCGTCGTTATCGAACACGCGCACAGCGGTATCAAGCGCCTGCACATGGTGCAGGGCACTATCCGCTTGCGCGGCGAATGGGTGCGCGATACGGTCATGGTCGTGGCCTGTGGGCTGCACAACCTGCGCGTGCGCAGCCCGCACCGCGCCTATCGCGCACCTGTCCACGCGAAACTCGCTAACTACGCCGAATAAGCTTTATTGTCGCTAAACTGCCGCAGGGACTGGCGCGTCAGCACCACTATTTTGCCCCGGGCGTCGAGGCCGGCGTAGTCATCGTAGCCCAGCTCGGGCGCCGAAATACCGTAGCCGGCAAACACCAGCGGGGCCTCGGCCGCCACCTGCGCCTGGCCGGGGTTGGGGTAAAACGTGGCGTCGGAGCCGTAGGCCAGCGGCACCACGGGGCCCCCAACGGGCTGGTAGGCCAGCACCGCGCCCGGCTCCACGAAGGCGCGCCGCAGCCGCACTTTCTGGGTGAAGCCGCCATTTTCGCCAGCAGGCCGCACGCCCATTTTCCGGAACTGGGCCGTCACGTAGTCCACGGCCATTTGGTAGCCGGGTGTGCCGGGCAGGCGGCCGCGCAGGCGGTCGTCGGCCAGGTACTGCACGTGGGCTTTGAAGTCAGCCGCGCTGATTTTTTGCAGCGCGGTGGCTACCGGCGCGGGCACGGCCGGCGTTTGGGCCGCCGCAGGCAGGGCCAGGGCCCCGGCTAGCAGCAGGAGTAAAGAGGAGCGCATAAGCTTTCAAACAAAAAGTAATGGCACTGCAGCGCAAGCTCCGGCAGCGAGTGGCTTGCTTGCACCACTCCTGCCGTTGCGCAAATAAACCAGCCTTACCGCTCGTAGAAAGGCTTGGTGGAGCGGAAATAATCCGTCAGACTACTTTTATCGGCCTGAACAATATCCACAAGCGCGCCTTTATCCAGGAATTGCTGCGCCACAAAGCCGGTTTCTTTGGCGATGGCCGTCATTTCGCCTTCCACGTCGAGGCAGAAGATGTAGTGCGGCGGCACGGGACCAGCAGGGTCATGGATCCAGCCCAGGTAGGCTGCTACCACGCGCGGCTGCTGGGCCAGCAGCCGCGCCAGCGCCCGCACCATTTCCGTGGGGTACACGGCGGGGTGGCCCAGCAGCACCTGTGCGGCCGGCTGCGCCACCAGGGTTTGGCCCGTATCCAGTACCGTGCCGGCCAGGATGCGCACTACCTCATCGGGCAGCAGCTCCTTACCAGAGGCCGAATAAGGATTCAATACTAACGTTGCGCCGGGCAGGGTTTCGAACAGGGCCCGGCCTTTCATCTGGGCGTAAGCAACCCGGTGCTTTATTACTTCCCCGTCGAAAATACGGTCCGGCGTGGTAAAAACGGGGATTCGTCCATCTTCCCAACAAAATATTCGCATGGTCGTGCTGCCGTCTGCAATGCTGGTGCCCGGCACCAGCGTCGCCGGGTTTTCGTCCGTAATAACCACCAGCTCTTCCAGCAGCAGGCGGCGGTAAAACTCCGGGCGGTAAGCCGGGTCAGCGGCAGCTTGCCCCAGCAGCGCTTCCAACGTGGCCCCGGGGTCCAA is a window from the Hymenobacter nivis genome containing:
- a CDS encoding enhanced serine sensitivity protein SseB C-terminal domain-containing protein → MGWFDFLKRKSCAEPPLDPGATLEALLGQAAADPAYRPEFYRRLLLEELVVITDENPATLVPGTSIADGSTTMRIFCWEDGRIPVFTTPDRIFDGEVIKHRVAYAQMKGRALFETLPGATLVLNPYSASGKELLPDEVVRILAGTVLDTGQTLVAQPAAQVLLGHPAVYPTEMVRALARLLAQQPRVVAAYLGWIHDPAGPVPPHYIFCLDVEGEMTAIAKETGFVAQQFLDKGALVDIVQADKSSLTDYFRSTKPFYER
- a CDS encoding transposase family protein, with amino-acid sequence MTLCDSTQYVHFLSATESGRAHDKKLADEYALHLPAGCVLRQDLGLLGHAPTGVVVEMPHKKPPKRELTFAQKLYNQLLSPLRVVIEHAHSGIKRLHMVQGTIRLRGEWVRDTVMVVACGLHNLRVRSPHRAYRAPVHAKLANYAE